CCAACTTCGACCACAACTACGTGTCGGAGGGAAGCCCGCCCCGGGAATGGGCGGAGCGGCTCTACGACGTTCGCCGGTGGACTCCGATGCCGAGCGGCGGGCACTTCGCCGCCGCCGAGGAGCCCGAGCTCCTGGCGCGTGACATCGCGGCCTTCTTCGCGGAAATCTGATGCCGAAGTGCGGATCGTCGTGAGGAGGGGATCGAGCATGCTCATGGAAGTCGGGCATGTCGAAGCGCTTTTCCGGTATCCGGTGAAGTCCATGGCCGGCGAGCGTCTCGAGGTCGCCGAGCTGGGCTGGCACGGCCTCGAGGGCGACCGACGGCTGGCATTCCGGCGGATTGATGACCGCAGCGGGTTGCCGTGGCTGACGGCAAGCAAGCTTCCCGACCTGCTCCTGTTTGCCCCGCACCGCCGTGAAGACGGTGCTCGGGGAGACCTTCCGACGCATGTTCGCACGCCGGACGGCGAGGAGACGACCGTCTTCGGGGAGGAGCTGGCCACGGAGGTCGGACGCCGGTTCGGGGCTCCCGTGCAGATGATGCAGTTGAACCAGGGAATCTTCGATGAAGCGAGCGTCTCCGTGATCGCCGTCGACACGGTGCGCGAGATTGGGCGACTCGCGGGGCGGAGCCTGGACATGCGGCGATTTCGCCCGACCGTCGTCGTTCGATTACTCCGACCGGTTCCCTTCCAGGAGGACGAGTGGGTGGGCGGCGTGCTCTCGTTCGGCGAGGGGAACGACGCCCCCGCCATCGCCGTCACGATGCGCGACGAACGCTGCTCGATGGTGAACCTCGACCCCGACTCGGCAAGTCCTGCCCCGGAAGTTCTGAAAGCCGTCGTTCGTGCGAACCAGAACAACGCGGGGATCTACGGCACCGTCACCCGCATCGGCCGGCTGGCGGTCGGACAGACGGTATTCGTCCGCGCGGAGGACGGGAACGACGAACGTGGGTGAACGGAGACGCGTCGGGCCGACCGGGATCGACGGCTAGAATCGCCGAAGAAGGAGGATAGATCATGCCGAACACGATCCGACTGCACCGGGTGCTTCGGGCAGCGCCCGAGAGGGTCTACCGCGCGTTCCTGGACGCCGACGCGATGGTCAAGTGGCTTCCGCCGAACGGATTCACGGGAAGGGTTCACGAGATCGACGCGAAGGTCGGCGGCCGCCACCGGATGTCGTTCACGAATTTCACGAACGGGCAGAGCCACTCCTTCGGCGGAAAGTATCTCGAGCTCGTCCCGAACGAGCGCATCCGTTACACGGACGAGTTCGACGATCCGAACCTTCCGGGGGGGATGGAAACGACCGTCGGCCTGAAGAAAGTGTCGGTCGGAACCGAGGTCGCAATCGTGCAGGAGGGCGTTCCCGACGCGATTCCTCCCGAAGCGTGCTACCTCGGCTGGCAGGAATCGCTGATGCTGCTGGCGAAGCTCGTCGAAGCGGAAATCCCGGAATAAGCGCGGCAGGTGAACGTCGTGGGGCGACTGATCGTCAGCACGTTCTCGATCTCGATCGACGGCTACGGCGCCGGGCCGAACCAGGATCTCCAGAACCCGCTCGGCGTCGGCGGCGAAGAGCTGTTCTCCTGGTTCTTCCACACGCGCACGTGGCAGCGAATGCACGGAAACCCCGACGGCGAAACGGGCGTGGACGACGATCTCGCGGCGAAGGGGTTCGAAGGGATCGGCGCCTGGATCCTCGGGCGGAACATGTTCGGCCCCGTGCGGGGCCCGTGGCCGGACGAGAGCTGGAGAGGATGGTGGGGAGACGAGCCGCCGTACCACACGCCGGTCTTCGTCCTGACGCACCATCCGCGGACGCCGCTCCCGATGAAAGGCGGCACGGAATTCCGGTTCGTCACCGGCGGGATCGAAGCCGCGCTCGCGGACGCGAATGCCGCGGCCGGCGGGAAGGACGTCCGGCTGGGCGGCGGCGTGTCGACGATCCGGCAGTATCTGCGCGCGCGGCTGATCGACGAATTGCACCTGGCGATCTCGCCCGTCCTGCTCGGCAGCGGGGAGCACCTGCTGAGCGGGATCGACATGCCCGCGCTGGGGTACGAATGCGCGAAGCACCTGCCGGGCGTGCGCGCGGCCGCCCACGTCGTGCTGCGAAAGCGAGGGTGACGCCTGGAACGAAGGAGAGACAAGATGAAGCTCGTCCATTGTACGACCGTGGTCCTGCTCGTTTCCCTGTTCTCCGCACCGGTCCTTCTCGCGGCAGAGGGGAATTCCTCCGCCGGGACGCGACGAATCCGGGTTTCGATGCCTCCGACATCGGTAACGGCAAGATCGGCTGTCTCGAGATCCCCGCTGTGGACGTGAAGGAAGCGACTCCCCGCGGCCTGATCGCCGCGGGAGTCGCGCTGCTGGCGCTCCTCGTCCTGTCGGGTCTTCACCCGCGCGACCGGACGACGTGGTGGCTCGAGATCGCGCCGATCCTGATCGCGCTGCCGGTCCTCGCCGCCACGCACCGGCGGTTTCCGCTGACGCCTCTCGTCTATTGCCTGATCTTCGTGCACGCGGTGATCCTGATGGCCGGCGGCGCGTACACGTATGCCCGTGTCCCCCTCGGCTTCTGGCTGAAGGCGGTGCTGCACACGGCGCGCAACCCGTACGACAAAGTCGGGCACTTCGCCCAGGGCTTCGTTCCCGCGCTCGTCGCCCGGGAGGTCCTCGTGCGGGGACGGTACGTCCGCACGCGCGGCATGCTGGCGTTCCTCGTGCTCTGCGTCGTTCTGGCGATCAGCGCCGGCTACGAGCTCGTCGAATGGCAATCGGCGGTGCTCCTCGGCCAGGGCGCCGACGCGTTCCTCGGGACCCAGGGCGATCCCTGGGACACCCAGTCGGACATGGCGTTCGCTCTCCTGGGGGGCGTCTGTTCGCTGCTCCTGCTCTCGCGGGTCCATGACCGCCAGATCGCGGGCCTCGAAGAGAAGCGGGCGGGGGTCTGACGTGACCGGGGGCGGCGTTCGGTCCCGGCCCCGCGCGGTTCTCGCGGGTCGCCGATCTCGAGCGGAGGCGTGATGCGATCCGAGAAGCCCGAAGGGATGCGCGTACTCGCGGGGGTCGCCGCCGCGGCGGGAGCCGGCGCCTCGCTCGTCCTGATGCTTCGGGCCGGACATCGCAACCCGTCCCGTCTCCTGATCCTCCTCTTCGTGGTTTGGGTGCTGTCGCCGTTTGCGGCTCTCGTGTGGGCCGGCCGGATTTCGACGCGCTGGTCCGGCGCCGCCCGGGCGATGCTGTACGGACTCGTGCTGATCCTCGCGGCCGGTTCGGTCCTGGTGTACGGGAACGTGATTCCCCGGCCGCCGGGAACCAAGCCCGCTTTCGTCTTCCTGATGGTTCCCCTGGCGTCCTGGCTGCTCATCGCGGCGGCCGCGGCGCTGGGGGCGCGAACGTCGCGCCGGCGCGGCGACGGCGCCCGCCTCTCTGAGCGCGGGATCGGCGTCGTTTGCGAGCGGTTAGAATCCCGGCCATGAACGACCGCGAATTCCGTCTCGGCGACGGGGTGGCGCTGCTCGAACGGACGCCCGCGAGCCTGCAGGCGCTCGTTTCGGGGCTACCCGTGACGTGGGTGCGCGCCACGGAGGGGGAAGGCACCTGGTCGCCGTACGACGTGATCGGCCATCTCATTCACGGCGAGCGAACCGACTGGATCCCGCGGGCGCGGCACATCCTCGCGGACGAGAAGCGGCCGTTCGATGCGTTCGACCGGACGGCCCAGTTCACGGAGAGCGAAGGCCGGGGCATCGAGGAGCTGCTCGCGACTTTCGCCGAGCTTCGGCGGGAGAATCTCTCCATACTCCTCGGGATGAACCTGACGATCGCGGACCTGAGCCGGACGGGACGGCATCCGGAGCTCGGCGAGGTCACGCTCGGCCAGTTGCTCGCGACATGGGTCGCGCACGATCTGGATCACGTGAGTCAGATCGCCCGGACGATGGCGAAGGTGTACGGCGACGCCGTCGGGCCGTGGAGCGCTTACCTGTCGATCCTGCGGGATCGGCCGCGCGCGTGATCCGCCGGCCCCCGAAAACCGGCGCCGAGCTTAGAAAGGGGAGTACCGATGGACATTCTCGACGCCGTCGGAAACACGTCGATGGTCCGCCTCCGCAAGATCGTCCCGCCGGGATGCGCGGAGGTCTTCGTGAAGCTCGAGTGGGAAAACCCGACCGGAAGCCTGAAGGACCGGATGGCGAACGCGGTGATCTCGCGAGCGGAGGAGGACGGCCGGCTCGGGCCCGGATACAGGGTCGTCGAATACACCGGCGGGAGCACCGGCACGTCCCTCGCCTTCGTTTGCGCCGCCAGGGGGTACCGCACCCGGATCGTCACCTCCGACGCGTTCAGCCGCGAGAAGCGGGATCACATGGCGGCGCTCGGGGCCGAGCTGACGATCGTTCCGAGCGAGGGCGGCCTCACCACGAAGAGCCTGATCCTGGAGATGATCGAGACCGCCCGCGGATTGAGCCGGGAGCCCCGCACCTTCTGGACCGACCAGCTCGAGAACCGCGACGCCATCGCCGGGTACCACCCGCTCGGCGAGGAAATCTGGGAACAGACGGACGGAAAAGTCGACGCCTTCGTCCACGCCGTCGGCACCGGGGCGTCGCTCCGCGGAGTGGCGGCGGCGCTCAAGCGCCGCAGGGCGCGCGTCGCGATCGTCGCCGTCGAGCCCGCCGAATCGTCGGTCCTGCTCGGAGGGCCCCCGGGCCCGCACAAGATCGAGGGCGTCGGGATCGGCTACACGCCGCCGCTCTGGGAACCGGCGCTCGTCGACGAGATCCAGGCGGTGAAGACCGAGGACGCGAAAGAGATGGCGCGGCGCCTGGCGCGCGAAGAGGCCGTCTTCGCGGGCACGTCTTCCGGAGCCAACGTCGTCGCCGCGATCGCCGTCGCGAAACGGCTCGGGGCCGGCCGCACCGTGGTCACTCTGATGGCCGACTCGGGGCTCAAGTACGTCAGCACCGACGTCTATCGAAAATGAACGAAAGGAAAGGGATACCGCTCTACGCGGACCTCCTCGAAAAACGGCCGCCGCTCGAGGCGCTCGAGGCGGCGCCGCGCAAAGTCGCCGATCTCGTCCGCGGATGGGACGAGCGCCGCTGGTCCCTGACGTACGCGCCGGGAAAATGGTCCGCGGCGCAGATCGTCCTGCACCTCGCGCAGGACGAGATCGGCTGGTCGAACCGGATCCGCTTTCTCCTCGCGGTCCCCGATTTCGTCATCCAGCCGTTCGACGGCGCCGACTGGGTCGCGCGAGAGAGCCCGGCCGACGGCCCCGCGGCGCTGGAAGCGTTCGCGGCGCTGCGGCGGCTCGACCTTCGGCTGTACCGCGGCATCACGCCGGCGGAGGCAAAACGTTCTTTCCCCCATCCCGAATTCGGCGAGATCTCGATCGGCTGGATTCTCGGAACGCTCGCGGGGCACGACCTCCACCATCTGCGGCACCTGAAGGCGATCGCGGAGGCGCCGGCGCGGCGGATCCGGCGCCGATGAGCGATCGCCGATCGGCGACCCTCGCTCGCTGGACCGCGATCCCGGGGAAGCTCCGCCGCGCGATCGCCCCTCTCTCGCGCAGAGAGCTCGCGGCGAGAGGGGGATCGGAAGGATGGTCGGTTACCGAGTACGTCCACCATCTCGTCGAGGCGAATCTCGTCGCGTCGTCGATCGTTCTGGCCGCGCTCGGGAATCCCGGATGCGACTACGACTGGTCCTGGCTCGTGCCGGACGCCGGATGGACGAAACGCCTCGGGTACCGCCGGCTGCCGGTCGATCCTGCGATCCGGCTTCTCGAGGCGTTGTGCGCCCACGTCGGCGGCGTCCTCCGGGGGGCTCCGGGCGGAATGCGGCGTCTCGTGCGGCTGCGGGGCTCGGAGAGCGTCAGCCGGAAGACGGTGGAGGGGGTGCTCCGGGAAGAGTGCGATCACGCGGAACTGCATCTCCGGGACCTCCGCGCCGCGGCGGCGAAAGTTAGAATCCGGCGATGATCGATCTCGGCCATCTCTTCGAGAACAACCGGGCGTGGGCGGCCGAGAGGACGCGGGAAGACCCGGACTTCTTCCGGCGGCTCTCGCGCCAGCAGACGCCCGAGTATCTGTGGATCGGCTGCTCCGACAGCCGAGTCCCGGCCAACCAGATCGTCGGCCTCCTTCCGGGCCAGATGTTCGTGCACCGCAACGTCGCCAACCTCGTCTCGCACACGGACTTCAACTGCCTCTCGACCCTACAGTTCGCGGTCGACGCGCTCGGGGTGAAGCACGTCATCGTCTGCGGCCACTACGGCTGCGGAGGCGTGCTCGCCGCCCTTCGCGGCCAGCCGCTCGGCCTGATCGACAACTGGCTTCGCGCCATCGAGGACGTCCGCTCGAAGCATCGCGAGGCGCTCGACGCGCTCGAGAGCGAAGCACAGCGCCACGATCGGCTGTCGGAGTTGAACGTCGTCGAGCAGGTCGCCAACGTCGGCCGCACGACGGTCGTGCGGGAAGCCTGGGCGCGGGGAGCGGCGCTCGCCGTGCACGGCTGGATCTACGACATCCGCGACGGGCTCCTGCGCGATCTCGGAGTCACCGTCGCTTCGGAGGAGGATCTGTCCGAGGCGGCCGTCGCGCCGAAATAGCGCGGGCGGGGGACGGCGGCGGCGCCGGCGCCGTATGATCGGATGATGCGATCGGGCTGGGCAACGCTTCTCCCTTTTCTCGCGGCGTCGGCGGCGACGGCGATCATCGCCGGGCGCTTCCGCCCCGGCGCCTGGTATGCGGCGCTCGCGAAGCCTTCGTGGACGCCTCCGGGCTGGCTGTTTGCCCCCGTCTGGTCGCTGCTGTATCTCGGCATGGCCGTCGCCGGCTGGCTCGTCTGGCGGGCCGGCGGCCGAGGAGCGATCCTTCCGCTGGCGATCTGGGTCGGGCAGCTCGTCTCGAACGCCGTCTGGTCGTGGCTTTTCTTCGGCCTCCACCGGCCGCCCGCGGCGCTCGCCGACATCGTCGTTCTCCTCGTCCTGATCGTCGCATTCGCCGTGACCGCTCGCCCGTTCTCGCGCGGCGCGGCCGGGCTCTTCGTACCGTACGCCGTCTGGGTTCTCTTCGCGGCGTCGCTCAACGCCGAGATCGTGCGGCTGAATCCCTCCGGGTCCTGAATGGCGGCCGCATGACTTCCCGCATCGACGCGCGGCTCGAATCGCTCGCCATCGAGCTGCCCCGCCCGAGCGCGCCGGGGGCGACGTACGTTCCGTTCGTGAGAACGGGGAGCCTGCTCTTTCTCACGGGCCAGCTCTCACAGTGGAACGGCGAGCGCAAGTTCATCGGAAAGCTCGGGCGCGAGTTCAACCTTTCGCAGGGTCAGCAGGCGGCCCGGCTCTGCGCGCTGAACCTCGTCGCCCACGCGCGCGAGGCGCTCGACGGCGACCTCGACCGCATCGTCCGGTGGGTGAGGCTCGGCGGCTACGTCAACTCGTACCCCGAGTTCATGGAGCAGTCGCAGGTGGTCGACGCCGCGTCCGACCTCGTCGTGGAGATCTTCGGCGAGGCGGGGCGTCATGCCCGGATCGCGGTGGGCGTCGCGTCGCTCCCGTACGGGGTCGCGGTGGAGGTGGAAGCGGTCCTGGAAGTGCGATGACCGGGAGAACGGAGTTCATCTCCTCGTGATCCGCGTGAAGCGCGTTTACGAACCGCCGTCGGGGAAGGACGGTTTCCGCGTCCTGGTGGAGCGGCTGTGGCCGCGGGGCGTTTCGAAAGAGCGCGGCGAGATCGACCTCTGGGCGAGGGACGCCGCGCCGAGCCCCGAGCTCCGGATTTGGTACGCCCACGACATCGAGAGATGGCAGGAGTTCAAGCGGCGGTACCTCGCCGAGCTCCGCCGCAACCCGGAGGCTGCGAAGCTCGCCGAGCTCGTCTGTCGAAAAAAGGCCGTCACGTTCGTCTACGCCGCTCGCGACGAGGAACACAACAGCGCGAAAGTGCTCGCAGGCTTTCTTCAAAAGCCGCCCGGCCGGCCCCGGGCTGACCGGCCGCCGTGGTCGGGAAAGGGTCTTGACGGGAGGCGGCAGCGCGGAAAGGCGGGAAGATGACCGACGAATCGACGAGAGCTACCTCGACCGTGGGCGCGACACGCATTGCCGCGCGCTGGCGATCGTGGGCGCCGCAGATACTCGGGGTGGTCCGGATCGTCTGCGCGCTCGTTTTCATGCACGTGGGCAGTGCGAAGCTCTTCGCGGTGCCGGTCGCGATCATGCCGGGAGGAGGGACGGCGCCGGCGGGCTCGCTCGTGTGGGTCGCCGGCGTGCTCGAAGTCTTCGGAGGGCTGCTGCTCCTCGTGGGCCTCTTCACGCGGCCGGTCGCCTTCCTTCTTTCAGGGGAGATGGCGGTCGCGTACTTCCACGGACACGCTCCCGCCGGGTTCTGGCCGGTGCTGAACCAGGGGCAGCCGGCGATCCTCTTCTGTTTCCTCTGGCTCTACTTCTCGTCGGCGGGCCCGGGGGCGTGGAGCCTCGATGCGCTGCGGGAAAAGCGATTCCGACGCGCATCCCGCCCGTCATCCTGAGGAGCGGCGCGACGAAGCCCGGAGCAGATCCTTCGCTGCGCTCAGGATGACAAAGGAAGGGCGATCGCCCTCGGGCAGGCCGACCGGCGCCGTTCCGGCGCTCCCTCGCCCGGCGGGGGCGGCTCGCCGTCTATCGAAGCGGTTCGCTCTACTTCCCGACTCTCGGCATCCTCCCCGGCGTCCACGGCGCTCCGGCTTCGTCGAGCGACCGGTCGAGCTCCGCCAGGTCCTTCGCCCGCCACGTCTCGAAGGCCGCGATCTGCTCGGCGAGGAGCTTCTCGGCGGCCGCCATCTGATCGAGATCGGTCTTCGTCGGAGCGGCGGAAGCCAGACGCAGGTCATCCACGACCTGGTCGATGCGGTCGACGATCGCCGGAGGCGGGTTGAGCGAGGCGAGCTTCGGGTCGCCGCGCAGCGCGTGCCGAATCGCCTCGAGCCGGTCGCGGACGGCGCGATAGCGCTCCTCGAGTCCGTCCGGGGGGCCGGGCGTGTCCTCGATCGCCGCGGGCACCTTTCCGAGATCCGCCCATGCCTGATCGACCGTCTGGAGGGCGCCCCAGCCGGCGCTCTGGAGCGGCCGCAGCCTCGCGAGCGCGCGGTGGAGCGCTTCGCGGTCGGCCGCCGAGAGCGCCGCGTCGGCGTCCGTCCGCACGACGAACGGGCGCCGGGCGCCGACCGCCTCGATTTTTCCGTCCACCCGGAGCGCGAGCCGCGCGGAAAACTTCCCCGGGAGAACGAGGGGACCGGTCGGCGCGGGATAGAAGTCCTCGTTCGATTCGCCGGGACGACGATACGGCGGAGGCATCCGCATGTCCCAGACGACCCGGTGGAAACCCGCCGTGACCGGGCCTTCGATCGTGCGCACGGCGCGGCCCGACTCGTCCCAGACCGTCAGGAGCGCGGCGGCCTTCTCCGATTCCTTCAGCGCTTCGGAGGTCTTCGGGTTCGCGGCGCGGATCGCCTCTTCGAGGCTCATCGCGGGCGTCTCCCTGGCGGCATCCTTCTTTTTCCCGCCGGCGACGGGAGCCGCGGCTTCGAGCCGCTTCTCCGCCTCCTTCCGGCGCTTCTCCGCGGAGTTCTCGATCTCGTCCTTGACGTAGTACGTGAAGACGGCGCCGTACGGCGGGTTGTCGGCGTAGTAGAAGTCGTCCCCCTGGTCTCCCTTCGGTTGGCCGCCGCGCGGACGGCTCGGGAGGTAGAGCCGGGCATTTCCGGCGGCGACGAGCGCCGCTCGTTCGGCGAGCGTGCCGGCGGGCATCTTCTCGATCGGCGAGATGTCGTCGACGACGTAGAAGCCGCGCCCGAAGGTCGCGAGCAGGAGGTCGTGGGTCTCCGGGTGCACGGCGATGTCCTTGACGGCGATCGTCGGCAGCCCGGAAATCTTCTTCCAGTGGACGCCGGCGTCGAGCGAGAAGAAGGCGCCGAACTCCGTGCCCGCGAAGAGCAGGCTCGGATCGAACGGGTCCTCGGCGACGACGGAGACGGGCGAGTCCTTCGGGAGGTCGCCCGCGATCGACTTCCACGTGCGGCCGCGGTCGGAGCTCGCCAGCAGGTGCGGGGCGAAGTCGCGGTTCTTGTGCCCGTCGAACGCGGCGTAGACGAGGTCGTCGGCGTGCGCGGAGGGCGTGACGCGCGAGACGTAGGTCATCTCCGGAACGCCCGGGAATTTGTCGATCGCGCTCCAGTGCGCGCCGCCGTCGCCGCTGACCTGGATCCGGCCGTCGTCGGTTCCCGCGTAGAGGAGCCCCTCCCTGCGGGGAGACTCCGCCAGGGCGGTGATGTTCCCGTAGAAGGAGATCCCCTCGTTCTTCGCGACGGCGTTGCGCCCCCAGAAGCGGCCCATCATCGGGAGCGTGTCGCGGTCGATCCGGCGCGTCAGGTCCGGCCCGAGCCTCTCCCACGAGTCGCCGCGGTCCCGGCTCCGGAACAGGTAGTTCGCGGCGAAGTAGATCGTCCGGTGGTCGTGCGGAGAGACGATGATCGGCGCGTCCCAGTTCCAGCGGTAGGCCTCCTCGCCGGGAGCCGGTTGGGGCACGATCCCGATCTTCCCCCCGGTGCGCGTGTCGAAGCGGACGAGCCCGCCGTACTGGTATTCGCTGTAGACGGTCGTCGGGTCCTTGGGATCGACCTGCGAGAAGAAGCCGTCGCCGCCGACCGTCACGAACCAGTCGGCGTTGACGATTCCCGAGGCGCTGTCGGTCGCCGACGGGCCGCCGACGGTGTTGTTGTCCTGCGTGCCGCCGTAGACGTAGTAGTGGGGCTTCCGGAAATCGAAAGCGACCCGGTAGAACTGCGTGACGGACATGTTCGCGGTGAAGCGCCAGCTCTCGCCGCCGTCGTAGGACTCGTAGATCCCGCCGTCGCACCCGGCCCGGAGATGATCGTCTCGGCGCGGGTCGATCCAGACGACGTGCGTGTCGCCGTGCTTGGCCTTCTCGTTCAAGTGGCGGAAGGTCTTGCCGCCGTCGTCGGAGACGAACATCCCTTCGCCGACGACGTAGACGCGGCCGGCTTCCTTGGGATCGGCCGTGATCTGGCTGTAGTACCAGGGCGTCGGGTTGAGGTCGTTTCTCTTCTCCCACGTCGCTCCGCCGTCGAGCGAACGGAAGACGCCGCCCTTCTTCTCTGAGGCTTCGACGGACGCGTAGACGACCCGTGGATCGGCCGGGGAGACCGAGAGCCCGATGCGTCCGAGGTCGCGCTTCGGGATGCCGTTCATGATCTTGTTCCAGCTCTTGCCGGCGTCCGTCGACTTCCAGATCGCGCTCTCCGGGCCGCCGCCGATGAAGGACCAGACGCGCCGTTCGCGCTGGTACGCCGAAGCGTAGACCGTGTCGGGGTGCTCCGGGTCGAGCGCGACGTCGGCCGCGCCGGTGTGCTCGGAGACGAAGAGGACGTTGTTCCAGCTCTTCCCCCCGTCCTCGGTCTTGTAGACGCCGCGCTCGGAAGTCGGTCCCCAGAGCGACCCCTCCGCCGCGACGTAGACGACGTTCGAATCGCGGGGGTCGATCGCGATGCGCCCGATCCGCTCGGAGCTCTTGAGCCCCACGTTCTTCCAGCTCTTCCCGCCGTCGACGGACTTGTAGACGCCGTCTCCCCAGGAGACGCTCCGCGTGCTGTTGCCTTCGCCGGTTCCCGCCCAGACGACGGCCGGGTCCTTCGGGTCGATCGCGAGCGCCCCGATCGAGAAGACCGGCTCGTGCTCGAAGACCGGCGTCCACGTCACGCCGTCGTTGACCGTCTTCCAGACTCCTCCCGAGGCGAGCCCGGCATAGAAACGGTCGGAGTTCTCCGGGTCGACGGCGAAGGCGACGACCCGGCCGCCGGTCATCGCGGGACCGAGCGACCGCGGGACGAACCCCGAGAAGGGATCGTCCGCGGCGGCCAACGGCGCGGCGGCGGCGATCACGGCGCAGACGAAACGGAGGAACGGCTTCATCGGCTCTCCTTTGTTGCTCCCGCATTCTACGAAAAAACGGCGGACTGCCGCCGCAAGGAGATTCTGCGGGCGGTAGAGCGACCCCGCCCTCGCCCACGTCTTCGTGATGATCGCGTCGGCCCGCGGCGAGGGGCCGATGCGGGCCCAGGGAATCGAGATCGGCGCCGACGACTACCTGGTCAAGCCGGTCGACGTGCCCGAGCTCGTCGCGCGTCTGGCGGCGACCGATCCGCTGACGGGGCTGCCGAACCGACGCTCCTTCGACGCGAACCTCGAGCGCGAGATCAACGGCGCGAAGCGCTACGACGATCCGCTTCGTTCGTCCTGCTCGACGTCGACGAGTTCAAGTCGATCAACGACCGGTTCGGCCACGACGTCGGAGACGAGGTGCTCAAGGAGACCGCCTGCGCGACGCCTGCCGCGCGGGGGACGCCGTCGCGCGGATCGGCGCCGAGGAATTCGGCCTCATCCTGACCCGGACGTCCGTCGAAGGGGCGGGGGCGGTGGGGGAGCGGACGCGCGCGCTCGTCTCCGACCGGGGCATCGCGTCGTCCGCGGGCGTGCTCCGCGTGACGGTCTCGGTGGGCCTCGCCGGCGCCGGAGGGGAGGTCGGTTTCGATGCCACCGGGCTCTACCGCGCCGCGGACGAAGCCCTCTACGCTTCGAAGCGCGCGGGAAGGAACCGGGTCACCGTCCGGTGCTCTCGCGCGCCGAAGCGGCCGCCGAAACCTCCGCAGTAGGAGGCGCGCAAGCCCGATGCTACCGGCGGGCGCGGCGCTTCGACCGCCCGTACCCGCCCGACCCCTCCGACGCGCCCGCAGGCGGCGCCGAAGACGGTGCGACCGCGGCGGGGCGCGGCGCGTGCGCGGGACGGGTCGGCGGACGGTGCGGACCGCGCGGCCCGCGAGGTCCGGCGGAGGCGCGGGGCCGCGTCATCCGAGTCCGAACCTCCGGATGGCGGTAGAGCGCGGGATCGGCGACTTCCGCCGGGATCCGCCGGCCGATCAGTTTCTCGATCGAGTCGAGCGAGAAGACGTACTCCTCGTCGGCGAACGAGATCGCGTCTCCCTCGGCGCCGGCGCGCGCGGTGCGGCCGATCCGGTGGACGTAGTCCTCCGGGTCCTGCGGCAGGTCGTAGTTGATGACGTGGGTGACGCCCTCGATGTGGAGGCCGCGCGACGCGACGTCCGTCGCGATGAGAGCGGACGCCTCTCCGTCCTTGAACTCCTGGAGGATCTTCGTGCGGCGCTGCTGCTTGACGTTTCCCGCGAGCGCGCTCACCGGATAGCCGTTGGCCGACAGCGCGGCGACGAGCTCGGCGGCCGTCGTTTTGCGGTTGACGAAGATGAGCGTCCGCTTCCACCGGTCCCTCTCGAGGAGACCGAGGAGGAGCGGCAGCTTCTCGTGCGTCGGCACGTGGTAGAGCCGCTCGCGAATCCCGCGCGCGGTGACGCGCTCCGGCTCGATCTCGACCCGGACGGCGTCGTTCATGTGCTCGTAGGCGAGCTCCATGACGCGCGGCGAGAGTGTGGCCGAAAAGAGCATCGACTGGCGCCGGTCGAACGGGGGGCACTTGCGGAAGATCTTCCGCAGGTCTCGGATGAACCCCATGTCGAACATCCGGTCCGCCTCGTCGATGACGAGCACCTCGACGTCGCGGAACGAGGTCGCGCCCTGTCCTTCGTAGTCGAGGAGGCGTCCCGGCGTGCCGACCAGCAGGTCGGGATGGAGGCGCAGGGCGTCGCGCTGCTTGCGGTAGTCGATTCCTCCGAAGACGGCGAGGATCGCGAGGCCGGTGTGCGCGCCGAGCTTCTCGGCGTCGTCGCGGATCTGCTGGGCGAGCTCCCGCGTCGGGGCGACGGCGAGGAGACGCGGCCCGCGGCGCGGCTCGGGCGCCGGCTCCCGGAGGAGACGCGTCATCGCGGAGATCAGGAACGCCGCCGTCTTC
The Thermoanaerobaculia bacterium DNA segment above includes these coding regions:
- a CDS encoding DEAD/DEAH box helicase — protein: MSHLTATELTAYDLPESVRRGIVDAGFRYATPIQEKVLPLALAGRDVAGQAQTGTGKTAAFLISAMTRLLREPAPEPRRGPRLLAVAPTRELAQQIRDDAEKLGAHTGLAILAVFGGIDYRKQRDALRLHPDLLVGTPGRLLDYEGQGATSFRDVEVLVIDEADRMFDMGFIRDLRKIFRKCPPFDRRQSMLFSATLSPRVMELAYEHMNDAVRVEIEPERVTARGIRERLYHVPTHEKLPLLLGLLERDRWKRTLIFVNRKTTAAELVAALSANGYPVSALAGNVKQQRRTKILQEFKDGEASALIATDVASRGLHIEGVTHVINYDLPQDPEDYVHRIGRTARAGAEGDAISFADEEYVFSLDSIEKLIGRRIPAEVADPALYRHPEVRTRMTRPRASAGPRGPRGPHRPPTRPAHAPRPAAVAPSSAPPAGASEGSGGYGRSKRRARR